One window from the genome of Phycisphaerales bacterium encodes:
- a CDS encoding response regulator transcription factor: MARARILIVEDDAGVRKAVADALDAFGYGSESANDGQEGLSRALGEAFDLVLLDVRMPKMDGHAVLAELRRARPGLPVIFLTARGESDERVKGLRGGADDYVVKPFGTEELVARIEAVLRRSPERPASVESISFDGLTVNLARREVTRDGRPPAQITEKEAALLGYLAGSPGRAISRDELLSRVWGIDPRGMRTRTVDMAVARLREQLGDDPSDPKFIVTVRGKGYMLAGAIAATDSIKEEAAG; encoded by the coding sequence ATGGCACGGGCGAGGATCTTGATCGTCGAGGACGACGCCGGCGTTCGCAAGGCCGTCGCCGACGCCCTCGACGCATTCGGCTACGGCTCCGAGTCGGCCAATGACGGGCAGGAAGGCCTCTCCCGCGCGCTCGGAGAGGCCTTCGACCTCGTCCTGCTCGACGTCCGCATGCCGAAGATGGACGGCCACGCCGTGCTGGCGGAGCTGCGGCGAGCCAGGCCGGGGCTACCGGTCATCTTCCTGACCGCGCGCGGCGAGAGCGACGAGCGAGTGAAGGGTCTCCGCGGCGGGGCCGACGACTACGTCGTCAAGCCGTTCGGCACCGAAGAATTGGTCGCGCGCATCGAGGCGGTGCTGCGTCGCAGCCCCGAGCGCCCGGCCTCGGTCGAATCGATCTCGTTCGACGGCCTCACGGTCAATCTCGCCCGGCGGGAAGTCACCCGCGACGGCCGCCCGCCCGCCCAGATCACGGAGAAGGAAGCCGCGTTGCTGGGCTACCTTGCCGGCAGTCCGGGGCGGGCGATCTCGCGAGACGAACTCCTCAGCCGCGTATGGGGGATCGATCCCCGTGGCATGCGGACGCGCACCGTTGACATGGCGGTGGCGCGCCTGCGAGAGCAACTGGGCGACGACCCCAGCGATCCAAAGTTCATCGTGACCGTGCGCGGGAAGGGCTACATGCTCGCCGGAGCTATCGCGGCTACGGACAGCATCAAGGAAGAGGCCGCCGGCTAG
- a CDS encoding HAMP domain-containing sensor histidine kinase, whose amino-acid sequence MRTKRVIPWIIYVVCALAVLEGLGYAGYKALDLQRQRREDEAARLALWRMDSALTAVLAAESARPYFHYRSFHPAERAYSAMLGPVEPGEVLVPSPLLTRVPPFVRLHFEIDPEGNVTSPQAPDGNLRDLAESEYVAADDVIAAEALRLMLAEILPGEAREPVTLGAPAQEERVDEDRLARQETAAAAQLAEVPVRFGASESDPQRQLQSDAADERPSEEPSAGLEMQRESNVPAARARRTPKTQTLVATPDVTLGPLAATWLVGEELVLVRDVVVGDTRLRQGVWLDWPSLRAWLLAQVESVTPGADLRPGSSASRSLAVIPAVIEVPTSGSVLGELASPLGVVLVLTWGAALLAVVAFGVVLRLATGLAERRGRFVSAVTHELRTPMTSVRLYADLLASDAASDDVRRERFVSTLRDESARLARIIENVLAYARLGRPNADASSDQATDVMTVGEVIERVSAEQAAALERAGLGLVLQVEENLDASRLDADGDAVVRILGNLVENACKYAQPYERAEIHIAAVQRGDMVWITVRDWGPGVPDREQRRIFDAFHRAQRDELRQDGLGLGLALARGLAKQLGGSLDLDVVDVGASFTLRLPIAR is encoded by the coding sequence TTGCGCACGAAGCGAGTCATCCCGTGGATCATCTACGTCGTGTGCGCCTTGGCGGTGCTCGAGGGGCTGGGCTACGCCGGGTACAAGGCCCTCGACCTGCAACGGCAGCGGCGAGAGGACGAGGCGGCGCGGCTCGCGCTCTGGCGAATGGACAGCGCCCTGACCGCCGTGCTGGCCGCCGAGAGCGCACGGCCGTACTTTCACTACCGGTCGTTCCATCCGGCCGAACGTGCGTACAGCGCCATGCTCGGGCCCGTCGAGCCGGGCGAAGTGCTGGTACCCAGCCCGCTGCTGACGCGCGTGCCCCCCTTCGTGCGACTGCACTTCGAGATCGATCCCGAAGGAAACGTGACCAGCCCGCAGGCGCCGGATGGCAATCTTCGTGACCTCGCCGAGTCGGAATACGTCGCTGCCGACGACGTCATTGCTGCCGAAGCTTTACGGCTGATGCTTGCCGAGATCCTGCCCGGGGAGGCCCGCGAACCGGTGACGCTCGGAGCGCCGGCTCAAGAGGAGCGCGTCGACGAGGATCGTCTTGCGCGGCAGGAAACGGCGGCGGCTGCGCAGCTCGCAGAAGTGCCCGTGCGCTTTGGAGCGTCGGAGTCTGATCCGCAACGGCAGCTCCAGAGCGACGCGGCGGATGAGCGACCCAGCGAGGAGCCGTCCGCCGGCCTCGAGATGCAGCGTGAGTCGAACGTTCCAGCCGCTCGGGCGAGGCGCACGCCCAAGACACAGACGCTCGTCGCGACCCCCGACGTCACGCTCGGGCCGCTGGCCGCGACGTGGCTGGTGGGCGAGGAACTCGTGCTCGTCCGCGACGTCGTGGTCGGCGACACGCGGCTCCGCCAGGGCGTGTGGCTCGACTGGCCGTCGCTGCGCGCCTGGCTGCTGGCGCAGGTCGAGTCCGTCACGCCCGGAGCCGACCTCCGCCCGGGCTCGAGTGCGTCGCGTTCGCTGGCGGTGATCCCCGCCGTCATTGAGGTTCCTACCAGCGGCAGCGTGTTGGGCGAGCTTGCGTCGCCGCTGGGCGTGGTACTCGTGCTGACATGGGGGGCAGCACTGCTCGCGGTCGTCGCGTTTGGCGTGGTACTGCGATTGGCAACGGGCCTCGCCGAGCGGCGCGGTCGATTCGTCTCGGCGGTCACGCACGAGCTCCGCACGCCCATGACCAGCGTGCGTCTCTATGCGGATCTCCTGGCGAGCGACGCGGCGTCTGACGACGTTCGCCGAGAGAGATTCGTGTCGACGCTCCGAGACGAATCCGCTCGGCTGGCCCGGATCATCGAAAACGTGCTCGCCTACGCCCGGCTCGGGCGACCCAACGCGGATGCCTCGTCCGATCAAGCGACGGACGTCATGACCGTGGGCGAGGTCATCGAGCGAGTCTCTGCGGAGCAGGCCGCTGCCTTGGAGCGAGCGGGCCTCGGGCTGGTTCTCCAGGTGGAAGAGAACCTGGACGCCAGCCGGCTCGACGCCGATGGCGACGCGGTGGTGCGCATCCTGGGCAACCTCGTCGAGAACGCGTGCAAGTATGCTCAACCGTACGAGCGGGCTGAGATCCACATCGCGGCGGTCCAGCGGGGTGACATGGTATGGATCACCGTGCGCGATTGGGGGCCGGGCGTTCCCGATCGTGAACAGCGGCGGATTTTCGACGCATTTCATCGGGCCCAACGAGACGAGCTTCGCCAGGACGGATTGGGCCTCGGCCTCGCGCTCGCCCGAGGCCTGGCCAAGCAACTGGGCGGTTCGCTCGATCTCGATGTGGTGGACGTCGGCGCGAGCTTTACGCTCCGGTTGCCGATAGCTCGCTAG
- a CDS encoding GC-type dockerin domain-anchored protein, producing the protein MNTAHRSLITLAITGLAVASPAVAQEQLFALSNPTSPVLRELDPATGGELSFGFVSGAEAIFSGMDFDAAGELFMIDGFNDGLSDRLFTLDVSTAAGTVVGDTGENWNFRSVAYDATTDTLYTARDNALYTTDRSTGAVTLVANITGPSLDQLTGFAIDADGQAWGSDIGDASIFMIDLDTGTATFVGNAFPGTRNWFNDLSFNTAGELYGAREQGGGVFTIDQGTGAATLAFSGPTYRSIAFLGGDAPCFADFDGSGGLDIFDFLAFQNAFDAGDLAADCDGDGSLTIFDFLCFQNAFDAGCG; encoded by the coding sequence ATGAACACCGCGCATCGATCGTTGATCACGCTGGCCATTACCGGGCTCGCCGTCGCGTCGCCGGCCGTGGCCCAAGAGCAGCTCTTCGCCCTCAGCAACCCGACCTCGCCCGTGCTCCGCGAGCTCGACCCGGCGACGGGAGGCGAGCTGAGCTTCGGATTCGTGAGCGGGGCCGAAGCGATCTTCAGCGGCATGGACTTCGACGCCGCCGGCGAGCTCTTCATGATCGATGGGTTCAATGACGGCCTCAGCGATCGCCTGTTTACGCTGGACGTCTCGACCGCCGCAGGAACGGTCGTGGGCGATACCGGCGAGAACTGGAACTTCCGTTCGGTCGCCTACGACGCCACCACCGACACGCTCTACACGGCTCGCGACAACGCGCTCTACACGACTGATCGCTCAACCGGCGCCGTCACGCTCGTGGCCAACATCACCGGGCCCAGCCTCGACCAGCTCACCGGCTTTGCGATCGACGCCGACGGGCAGGCGTGGGGGAGCGACATCGGCGACGCATCGATCTTCATGATCGATCTCGATACCGGCACCGCGACGTTCGTGGGCAACGCCTTCCCTGGTACGCGTAATTGGTTCAATGACCTGTCGTTCAACACCGCGGGCGAGCTATATGGCGCCCGTGAGCAGGGCGGTGGCGTCTTTACGATCGATCAAGGGACCGGCGCCGCAACCCTGGCATTCTCCGGCCCGACCTATCGCAGCATCGCGTTTCTCGGCGGAGACGCTCCGTGCTTTGCCGACTTCGACGGCAGCGGCGGCCTGGACATCTTCGATTTCCTCGCCTTCCAGAACGCGTTCGATGCAGGCGACCTGGCGGCCGACTGCGACGGCGACGGCTCGCTCACCATCTTCGACTTCCTGTGCTTCCAGAACGCCTTCGACGCCGGGTGCGGGTAA